The DNA region tttatttttctatatttttagtttttttgtattttttattattttatgtatttttatttgactttttcagattttatgtTCTCTCAAAAGACGTGgtgcactatgattggttccacgtaataaaagtgacacataggacgcacCACTTCagtaaaatgttaacggcgtcagggGTAATTGACGGAATGCACTACATTAAAACggttttaaaactttttgtaccaacaagttaccaaaaaaatattttggaccaacctgaaatattcatgaaactttttagACCACCGATGCAattaatccatatatatatacacgattGATTTCCTAAACAATTTCCACTCGTCGAGAATTTATTGTTCATAATATCTCTACATCTCATCAAAATCTACTCAAATCTCAGGAAATGATAAAGACAATAATTCTCAGTGAAGATTTTTGATGTGCATAGACGAAATAACTTTGGATTTGTTTTTAATACTTCAGATAGAATTCATAGAAGCGTGCATGTAAGGCAACTTATAATTCCTTTTTTCTATGGTTGGATCATACATTTTATACATTATTTATCGAGTTAAAAGTTATCACATATCTTATGTGCttgttaaaaatttataagcaTGAGTCTTTGATCACCTCGTTATCCTCGATTGTCCTTTTACACTTAATACATTCaagtaataaaattttttcaaaaaagtttGCCCCCTTGTAcgtatgattttttttcttattgatGTACAATGACTCTGTAAATTATGCTACGAAATGTACGGATCGAAAAAGTCAAAAACAATGTACaagattaataaaattttaaatattttttatgctATTCTTAAACTaaaagtatatgaataaattgTTCATACTCAAAATATTTGATTCAGTCTAATTATTTCCCCGAGGAGCATCAAGACTCTAATggtttcaataataataataataataataataataattgattttgttacttgtatacataataaaatggataattttcaaaataagttGAAATTATTTCAAGAAATGAATGTCATGTTATGGTAATTTTTCAAAGTtctaattacaaaatataatttcgAATAATAGTTTATGGTGTCAGACTTAGAGTTAAATAAAGACACTTTTCACTTTTCTGAAAACCGCCAAATTGATTTTCACTGGCACGGGATGTTACAAAAATCGAACGCATATTTGGTATGAAATGATGGAAATGCAATGTCACATATACAGTGTCTCGATTCTATCTCTTTTTAGCGTATTGCACATAGCCTTAGAGTTCCCAACAATGTTCATTAAGATACTGTCGCGATATATTAAGAGTCTGCACCTAGCACAAATATAGGATACTTGTTGGATAAAATGGGTAGGTTCCGGATAATGTTTAAGCATAAAATGAATTTAGGTTTAACAAAGTTGGAAATTGGCAAACATAGGTTTCGGTTCTAATCGTCAATACCCGAAACCGGAATCGGTATAAATCATAAATACTGATTGATTAAGGAAAAGTAACAAATACTAAAAGATGCTTGCAAATCCTGCCTTTccttcatttcttttcttattttttaattttattgcaACGTCtagaatcataatttttttgcaCGGAAAATAGAAGCATGGAGTTCCAAATGGATACCCCAACTCTGTGATATAATATAGGTTtcaagtaggattttaaactAACTATGTTAGAGAGTAGAGCCCGAATCCAAAATTAAGCTACCAAGCTAACCCCTACGACAATAGTATTAAACAAAGGTCAGAAGCCCCAAGAGTAGTGTAATATGGGACAAACTTTGGGATAATCTACCAAGTCGTGGATTAGGATCTCCCTTTTCACAGAAGCCTTGAGGATAATCCACAAGATCATGGGTGCGAGTCTCCTCTTACACGAGTAGTCCTCGGTCGGTGGGGCCGACTTTATCTTGAAAAAGATGTTTTATTCGGAAGAAATTCTTCAATAATCTTATCTCATTGTGATGTCATAAGAATCAATCACAGTAAAACAAACGGACTAACAGGTCACTTAAATTACTCGAatgattataataaattattattcttaattataataatttcatcGTTTTATTCTCATCATATTGttatgaatgaaataaaatcaatttaagattttttttttccccttactTGGGATTCTGGAGGGAAGGGACGTACTTCCACAGAAAATTTTGAAGGGCGATGGGCCCATGTTTTAAAGGACGAATTAGCACTCACTCAGACTGTTCATATGCACGCTTGAAGGGTTCTCTGTCAAGCATGATCACCTTATTATTGATGGGCCTCCCTACGCCTGACTAGGCTCTGGGGCCCCTCTCTATTTCGGGGCCTACTTATCTAATTTTGTTGTTACGGCACTTTCATATCGTATCATAAAATATCATCGAGTCATATTCTAGATTGTTGATTGATTGATGGTCTCCGAAAATAATCGGCGTTGTGGATCGATTCAAGACCTGGTCAAAGTTAGACCCTGTCGCACCCCCTTCATTACCGATTTTATGGATAAGGATGGACATGAAAACGAATGATTGATATTTCCCAAAAGTTTCAATTGTCATTGTCTATTTGACAAACATCCTCCTAAGCTCGTGGAACATGAACCACGAATCGAATGTCGACACATTCCCAAACGAAATCCTTGATCAGAAAGAATGctgtttgattttgattaagACCACCGAGAATTTACCCCAGGTTCCACTCCAGACAAATGTTTACCGATAattttgatgatgatgatgatgatgatcacGATGATCATAGTCATTTATGTCAAATAATATATTCGATTATGACGGCTAATGTAATTAGCAAACTGTGATGTCATTTGAGAGTGACGCTCGGACAAAAACTAAATTTGACCACTAAACTGAAGACGCCTCGTGATAATTTCACCATAGAAAAATGACATAAATATTATTGGTAGATGaatctcttttctctttgctGCATTATCTTTTTCTGATCCAATGTTTTCTCTTTCGATTTTGCTGAGAAACCTACCATGATTGGCTCCAAAATTGAATCCACCGTTCCAAGTCTCTCCAAAGATGATGGCAACCTGATCGACCGTATAAAGTTGCACGAATATCAATCCGGCACAGCCTGGAGATAGTACATTATGTATCAAgtggatttttattttgggaaATCTAACCAAGCTTAAGAATCAACTGACTACGAGAAACGGATTGAGATGTTGGATTCAGTCCAATTTTGTTCTTCAATTTGGAGACAAGCCCAAAGAGTTGGATCCGAAAGAATGAAGCTTACAAACACTTTCAGAGCTCGAAACTTCCCAAGGATGTGCTTAAAATGCTCTGTGCAGACCCTAGACTAGATATACTACTCATGCGCTGTCTAAAATGCCCAATCGCTTGACCGAGAAAGTGACCCCGCCACGCTTGAGCTCATGGTGGGCCGCATATTGGTGAAGAGCGCCTTCGATCCTCTCAAATGCCATAAGAAACTCAGCCGCGTCACTCGGATTTGGCACCTTCCTCACCACTGTCTCCAATGTCTTGAACCTGTTGGAAACCAATGTCATTTCTTTGAACAGGTCTCAGCATGCTTGAAATATCGAAGTGTCTGAAGATATTGGTTGATTTAGATATAGTCATGGATCAAGTGGCCTAACTGTCTAAGGgagttgttggtgcagggcaTGATTCTCGGGCTTCCTAGGGAAGTTCTTGAGAAATATGCCCAGCACCTGCTTAATTCTCGGTTCTATCCTAGACTGAGCCATTTCCTCATTCACGAACCACGCGTATAGAACTTACCCAAGCTAGCCAAAGTATATGAAGTGTCATATTTTGATCTCCAagtaataaggaaatcatttgaGAAGGATAATTCACCTCAGCTGCTGGGCTTTGGTGATGACCCGTTTGATTTTCTGCAACTCAGCCTGGACACAACTCGAGGCAGCCCCATGGAGCCCATTGCCGGTTCCTATGAATGCAAAGGGCAGATTTAAGATGCAGGTGGCCTGTATTTCGGTCAGTTCCCCATCGATTATGGCCTCCTCTATTCGGGCTTCTCGGGTCAGCTCCGACACGGTCCTTTCGATCCCTGCCGGATCAGAGAATGAGGCAGAGGAGCAGGCCAGGCCCATCAGAAGGGCAAGCATTGCTGTGGGACGCCAGTCACCAAGCCAGCCCACAGAGGCCAACTGGAATGGTGGAGCTGAGTCGGGCATCAGAAACTTGGCCACGTCTTCGAGCCTGGTTAGGTCAATGGGCTGGGTGTATTTGGCACGGTATCGGTCCAGCTCCTCCTCGATGAGTTCTTCCAGCACACACGATGCCCTAAGAAAGTGCTCTTCTAGCTTCACAGCCCCGATCTTCGGTTCTTGCCTCCACAGCTCATAGCTTTCCTCTGTTTGGTCCTCCCCTTAATCATAACAAGAAAGACATCAACTTCTGATGTGCTTGCAGAAAACTGCCTGTAGCACGGTATTATGTCATCTTTTCAGGATCAACATACATTATCTCATAATGGTGATCACAGGGCATTTACAAACTTCAGCGGGCAACCTGAGAATTCGAGGGGCTTCTGATAAACTGTTCAGTCGTGTATGGTACAATTTACAAAGTGATGGAAGGAGAATGGGATCAAATGACAGCATACGCCGAGCAATCGAACTTTAAGTGGAGACTCTAGCCACTAGATTATCATTCACGAGGGCTCTAGTCCTGATTGCAAAATGTAATACGGGTAGTTATGGAAGTGAACAACTGCACTGTGTCTTAGCCGCACCATTCCATTCTTATTTCGATCCGAAAGAACACACAATACAAATTTCCAATAAAACCAATCGTATCAAAATAAGAATTCATTAGTTAAACCATCGCGTCAATCTCTCTTTACTAAGAACATTAGGGAAAGATTCGCCAGACTACGTACTGTGTCCCAGCCCTCCATTCCATTCATAACTCAAACTGAAGGAAGTTCGAGGGCATTTCATACGTGGCAGAGATGTTTTTTTCATCCGAAAATACTCGCAACGCAACGCATACTGCcagctaaaaaaaaataataattgtatctgAACAAGAATTCAAGAACTATATCCTCACGTGAATATCTCATTGTTAAGCGTAGGGAACTCCAAAGTCATTGGGATTTTGAATTCGATGAAACTCGAAAGAAATATTAAGTCCCCAGAAACTTGCTGGGATCATTACCTCGTTCCGATACATCATGGTTTTGTAAGCTCGTGCGCTGAGATATCTCAGAAATGGCATCCATTTCATCGAAACTGATGCCTCCTTCCTTTACAAATCCAAAGTATCTCCTCCCCGTCTCTCCACTGCTTCCTTCCATATATTCGTTGTCACCATCCTCACGGCTATTCCTGAAAGCAGAGACAAAGATGATTGCAGGCTGTGAGATTTGCTCAAATTTTCTGCGTTCGATACTCGTTAAGTAATCATATAGCTAGATCAACAAGACAGAAGGAGATGTGAAGAGCTTACGAGCGGGATTCAGATGAGCCGTTCCCCATTCTTTCTTTGTCGACGAGGGAACTGTGGCTTTTCGATTTTCTTGTGATCTCTCTTCTGTTGTTTCTTGAAATGTGCGGGAAAATGGCAACTGAGTTTTGAGAATTGAGCTGTGAAGAGAGAGACAGCCTTTTATATATGGCGAAAAGTCGACGGTTAAAAAGTCACGCTTGTCTTCTCATTTttgcaaaattttaattgcatCCCGATGTTTGGACTCTCAATTAATTCGCATCCTAAACTTATAGTCCATTGCCATATCATCCCTCTAGCTTCGAGTTTAGCCTAGAGCCACATGATGTCGTTTTGCGCACATTTTGGTCCCTAAAACCGTTGAGTTGCTAAAACAATCGAATTTTCGACTAATGCCGCTGGCCAATGATGTATTGTATTCGTTTAGATATTAAGAAGAGTTTGTGaaaaattcttctttttcccaATGAAAGTTAGGTAAGGTTTTCCTAGAGGCACGGGGAGTTTTTGGACCGATGATCCAAGCGTTAGGCTACAAACTAGCAATCTATCTTATTGGCGAATCGAATTTTTTGGAAGAACTAACTGCTTAAACTTACAGGAAAAGAACGATTAAATCGCATGCAATCAGTGTGCCTCAAAGGAACAACAATCATGATCTTGTAACGGAGACCAGTTTGACCGGAGAGATGTAGAAATCGACACCGGAACAGTTTCCTAATTTCTCTGATTGAAGTTCCTGATTGGTAATACTTACACGTTATGCCGAGAAAAAAATATCAGATGCCCTTGTACCAAAATTGCACCTCAATGACATAGAATGGGTTTCAGGGAAAATTGCAGCTAAACTCCCCCTCCGCATATACAGTTCTATCTCTAAGTTTCACTACACTTCCATAGCTGTATACCCGTTGGTCCCACGTGGCAAACACTGCATGGCAAACCTCGAAGGGCGCCCTTTGGCTCCCGAGCCCTTCCGATTCTCACCCCACAGTCTTGAGTATGAGATGCATCCTCTTAGAAAGTGAGAGAGACTAAATTCTGGAAGCGGAACCTCATGATCCTCGAGATTGTAGGCCTTTAAAtgtttctcctcctcctcatctgCGCTGCTCTCTTCAGTATCTCTAAACACCGTCGACCTTCACAATGAAGGAAAGGAGAGAAGAAAGTATTGAGTATTATTGATCTCCGGGCACCCTCTTGGGGAAATTGAGAACTGAAAATACGTTGCCTTGCATAAAACAGGCATCAGAGAGAACGAGTGGAAAGCTTACAATGGTGGTTGCCTGTAAAGATGATTCTGGCTCTTAGACCGTCTTCTCATTGGTGAATAATTAATGGACAAATGTCGGACAAATCGAAGCTGCAGAAAAATATCGAAGGTTTGATTAAATGGAAGTAACCAAAACTGCAAAACAACTTATTGAGCGGAGAAAGGTGAAGGAAGTGATAACACTAAATCCGCATACTAAATTGGAAGGATGAAAATATATAGTGGAATAACTTCCATTTAAGCTTGATTTTAAAGGCTTTACGGAAACTGAAGCAGCTGAAGTTTTGTGAATTCTCCATGATCAACTGATAGAGAATGGATTTTACTTAGAGAGATTATAGATATGATTGCACGTCTATATGTATCATcgggaggaaaaagaaaataatgaatcaAACTTATCCACATTAAAGGGCCTATTACTATCATCACACAAGCAAACATTATCCCTGGATTCTATTTGTAGAGTGCACTGCAGGATTCAATGAAGACTTGGTATGCCGATTTGCACAAAATCCAGACAATAATTACTGTAAGTATTTTATAAACATCATACTATATGCCTCATGGTACCTGATCCCCATCTGTGATTCCAAACTCTCGTACATAAGTCCGGTCATTCAGTAGTTTCCAGCCTTCAAAAGACAAGCAGAAATGTCCCCATACATGTGACCTTAAGAAAATGTTAATCAGGTCAATACAGCATGAATGAAGATACGAGTAGGATTAGCATTAACAGAGGGCCTGTAACAATACCATGAAATTTGGCTGGGACCTTCGCTAGTCGATGAGATGAAAACGTCTTCTATTGCCTGTTTGAGCTGTCCAACTGTTGCATTTTTCTCAATAAGAACATCTGCAAGATCAGAATCTTAAATTAAAAGGAACAGAACGTAGCACAGGAGGAACCGATGCAAGAAAAATCTAAAAGCTGCAAGGAATTATGAATGAATGTGGAAACAAACTTCATTGAGAAGCCGTATCCTGGAATTCGCGACCGTAACAACTGACCAGGCCATTGTAAGTCAATAGCGGTGCAACAATAATAAGCAATTTGAGTTGAATATCTTTGACATCATTATAATCCGGTGAAAACCGACATTCCTCAAAGCAATCCATTTTAGAGTTCCGACAAGATCTGGCCTCCACCTCAGCTAGAAAGATCAAACCATTTCCCTTATGGTGCATATATTGGAAATAATAAAACAGCAGCGCATCATTAGGCACGGAGTATTACGGAAAAAGACGTTAAAGTTCGCCCGACAGATCGTCGAATAACAGTTTGACCAGATTATACCAGAACAAGAACAAGCTTCTATGTATAAGCTCCGAGGATCATCGTAATCAAGGAGCCAAGAACGCCTATCCGTTTCCAATCTCATGGCCGTCTCATGTTAATCAGAGACAAAAAAATGGGGAACAATGGAAATGCTGCCGAAGATGAGAACGAGAATTGTACCGAAAGCAGAGCCGTCGAGCTTGAGAATGGAGAGCTTGAGGAGATGAGGCGGCAGCTTGTGATAGGAATAGCTCCGGCTACACGTTGTAGGTTCTCCATCTGCATCCTCGAAACCGCCGTTTATCGAACCTAGACAGCTGACACCACAATCtatctcctcgactccgactCGGCTAGGCATAATAGAGACACGGTCTCTTCCGAAATCCTGGCGCGGGAACAGAATGAAGGAGCTGAATAGCAACGAATGGCGACGCTGAAGCTGATTCACCAGTCGAAGTCTAGGGCTAGGGTTTGAATTCTCCGGtcagagaagaagaaggaagctGCAACGGAGAGAGAAATGGGAGGGAGGAATGCTCGGCTGTCCGGCGATCGAGGCGGGCGACCGTTATGAGGTGggcaaatatttttttcattttaaacgGAGGAGAGAGAGTGACCGCACGCGCCACGGTGAAATGGGGATGCTCTGCTCCCCATTCGCTTGACACGTGGACGAGACGGCGGCATATCAGGAAGTCAACTCCTTGACTGCCTTTCGTTTTTTGGTGTCGTTGAATCGATTTTGACTGGTGTTAGTAGTATCACAAAGGACAATTGGGATCATTTGGTTCAGTCATTTTGATGAACCAAAAATTACTGGCATCTTCTATGTATTATTAAAAGAAGGtttaattacacaaaaaaaaatcacgacttttgttcttttttctaaatatagcatgagttttagaaaataatacaGAAATACACGATCTTTgcattttttctaattatagtACAATCTTTTGATAGTAGCATAGAAATACACGACTTTTGCCTTCTTTCCTGGATATAACACgatcttaaaaaaaagcataaaaaGATACGGTCTTCAGGTTTAGCTGCAATTTTAATAAGTCatcaattattcaaaaaatgtAGCGGTAACAGGTAACGGTACCTCATGGCAAAACATGATTGGACAAGTGAGtcacacatatttttatttaattaaaaaaataattctataaattttaaaaattaaaaaagaagatttgtttctaaaaaaaaaaagaaatgagcGGATAGTAGATTGCGAGGGTGCAATCGAGTCCCCCACCGCAGAAATGAAAAAGCCTTCAATTTTGAGGCTATTTCAATTTCGGTGGTGGGTGCCTCGATTACAGCCACCATCCACATAATTGGAGTTCTGCAGCAATCGACAACCCAAATTGGGAGATGGTAGCCACTGATGTAGCCACCACCATCAGCCCCCTCCCCTTTTCCTCTTGTTAAGTTGAAtcccctttcttttcttttaattttttaattaaataaaaacatgTTGGGTTTACTTGTCCAATTATGTTGTGCCACGTATCATTGTTAGCTCCACATTAACTGTTACTGTTACAATTTAACAGAATAATTGACGTCGTGCTAGATGCGCAATTAAACCTGAATGTCATACCTTTCTGTGCTTgctatatatagaaaaaaaagtttaaaagtCGTGCCTTTTTGTGCTGCTATCACaaggtcgtgctatatttaagaaaaaatacgAATGTCGTGTCTTTTTAAGCTATTTTTCAAAAGTCATGttatatttaaaagaaaagtgCAAATGTCGTATTTTTTCTAGACGATTAACCCTTAAAAGAAAGGACTTGGAAGATCTGCGAAAGGGATGTGTAGCTTACAATTAAGACGCAACAAATTGGACATAATATATAGTGTTCTTATCATGTGACACTAAATAATGTCCCATGATGAGACACTAATTATATCCATTGGAAATTCTAACATGAAATATTTATCAttcattatttacatattttgttCCTCAAATTATAGTCCTTCAACTATTCATTTAGCGATTTTTGCCTATAATAATTTGTACATGTCCCTCACTCATTCAACACATGGCCCAATCACACTGTCACACGTGCGAGACAAAACATAATTGGGTAATGGGCGAAACCCAATTAATTGGAGTAATACCGAACCGATAGTCTgattttttacaaatttgatttgatcTTATTTATTCAATAAGTTTGACTAGTTTTTCATTGGTTCATTCTATCGTTTTTTTAATCAGTTTCTTCGATTTTTCATTGATTCAACTGTCGTTTTCAATTCCGATCACCACGTTCAATCATCATCTACCAATTGTTACGGAGGTTTCGGCCTTTTCGATCATCAAATTGTTTCCACAAACGACCGATTTTAGCATTTCTTTAAAcctagttaaaaaaatatgttcaTTGGAATAGAAACTTCAACTCCCTCATTAATTTCGTGATGCTTTCAATATGAAAAGAGTCTTTTACTGAACATGGCGCTGTTGCGAATTCGTAGAGATTAGTCACCACACCAGCAATCATTGCAGAAATTAATCTTGCTTCCATCACCTTCACCGATGTTGAAGTTCACTTGCATCTTAAAgacgagaaaaaaaaattaagtatcGGCTTCCATAGGCTGACCCCACTCGAAAAGGAAGGAACCTTAGTAGGCAATCACTTTCAGATGTTTCGAATTTAGATGAAATAACCTGCCTTCAAAGAGAAGACCTTTCATTTGCAAACCTCCAAAACCATTTCCCTAAAAGAGCCTTGTTGAAGTTCACCAAACTCATAATGCCGGGACCTCTTGATAAAAGTGGTTCGCAAACATCTGACCAATTGACTAGATGAAAATTGCTAGTTACAGTAAAGATTCTTTCACTTTGGCTCGCATCGttgctcttctttttttcccatgGGCTTTGTACTAAAGAATCTTGTATAGTGACACTTTGGCTCTCAAGAACTCGAATGGATCTTGAGAGTTGAGGCACGTGTCATTTAGATCTATCACGGAATTTTCAGGACTGCACATTGACTGTACTTGTTATAGTTTCTCCCGGAACTCATTTGCTGATCCGGCACTATGCAGTTTGGTAATCATCTTCGATTTCAAATTTAAGAATTCACATTCTTTTTTTACATCAGAAAGAGTAGGTTCATAATTCATTTCAGATAAAACTTTCATCACTTTCTTCGGAAGAGGCGCTCTTTGGTTCTAACTTTGCCCACCATTTGGTTTTTGACTGTCTGACTAAACTTGGGAAATGATGACTGCATTCTTCATGGTCTTTCAGAGGGCAAAAGATTAGATTAGTGAAAGATTTTAACTTATTATAAGCAACAAGCTACGAAGTAATACACTTTGACTACTTTTTACAATAAATGTTGCTAATATTTGTAAGAATTATACTTAAAAGTTTTTTCATAAACAATGAATATGATctaataaacaaatataaaaataggtattaaaatattttatactctaaaataattaattgaacatatataagatatatcaCAATCcactaattaaattaatttacaagaatattaaaaataaaatttttacgagtgaaaataagaattttgaaaagcggtatttaaaaaaaaaagtgcaaataaTTAGTTACTTATAcatagagtttttttttaaaaaaaaaaagctcaagACTCTAATTCCATGAATTAAGATcacataaaaagtaaaaaaaattgataaataaaagTAAGGCTATAAcggaatattattttcaaa from Punica granatum isolate Tunisia-2019 chromosome 3, ASM765513v2, whole genome shotgun sequence includes:
- the LOC116200404 gene encoding uncharacterized protein LOC116200404 — translated: MGNGSSESRSNSREDGDNEYMEGSSGETGRRYFGFVKEGGISFDEMDAISEISQRTSLQNHDVSERGEDQTEESYELWRQEPKIGAVKLEEHFLRASCVLEELIEEELDRYRAKYTQPIDLTRLEDVAKFLMPDSAPPFQLASVGWLGDWRPTAMLALLMGLACSSASFSDPAGIERTVSELTREARIEEAIIDGELTEIQATCILNLPFAFIGTGNGLHGAASSCVQAELQKIKRVITKAQQLRFKTLETVVRKVPNPSDAAEFLMAFERIEGALHQYAAHHELKRGGVTFSVKRLGILDSA
- the LOC116201274 gene encoding uncharacterized protein LOC116201274, which encodes MPSRVGVEEIDCGVSCLGSINGGFEDADGEPTTCSRSYSYHKLPPHLLKLSILKLDGSAFDVLIEKNATVGQLKQAIEDVFISSTSEGPSQISWSHVWGHFCLSFEGWKLLNDRTYVREFGITDGDQLRFVRHLSINYSPMRRRSKSQNHLYRQPPLSTVFRDTEESSADEEEEKHLKAYNLEDHEVPLPEFSLSHFLRGCISYSRLWGENRKGSGAKGRPSRFAMQCLPRGTNGYTAMEV